In Oncorhynchus clarkii lewisi isolate Uvic-CL-2024 chromosome 16, UVic_Ocla_1.0, whole genome shotgun sequence, one genomic interval encodes:
- the LOC139367917 gene encoding integrin beta-4-like isoform X2: MGRWTLHFLVGVVLAVLTASSYAEKVNHCLAARANTCSACIQSGKGCAYCPDEIFDGPRCDLLENIIDHGCNGAVTAEGSMSMERNQKIDMLMKRSQVAPQDMSMTLLPGEEREIEMEVFEPAKGPLDLYILMDFSNSMKDDLDNLKRMGAELADLVGKLSDDYTIGFGKFVDKVVEPQTDMRPIKLAQPWPNSDPPFSFRNVITLTPDLQSFTQKLQKERISGNLDAPEGGFDAILQATVCGEKIGWRDHATHLLVFSTESAFHYESDGANVLAGIMPRNDEQCHLDPDGKYTEDTRQDYPSVPTLVRLLGKHNIIPIFAVTNHSFTYYEKLHEYFPIAELGLLQEDSANILNILEKAFENIRSKISIRAEDRPKAIEAQVLSYSGSVAQAGTFKVKPGQIGKFKVRVKASEMVGEQHVCSLEQGDKKGKMRVKPTTFSTALNINAEVLCKTCDCEKNPFRNAVRCTGHGDLVCGKCKCNDGWLGPFCNCSASASTDPGTSCRGPGVEEPCSGRGDCLCGACVCYNTDQYEGSLCQFDKSQCQRYGGFLCNDRGRCFMGQCACAEGWEGSACECPMSNQTCLDTNGGVCNGRGVCKCGRCECQDSGLAMTPTCEANFQAQLGMCEDKRSCVQCQAWKTGEKKDSDQCDQCQFKVVMVEELKENKEVIEACSFRDEDDDCTYHYTVDYPEDQTVKDLEVQVLKKKDCPPAGFLWLIPLIMFLMLLLGLLSLCCWKYCACCKSCLALLPCCGRGRMVGFKENQYMLRQSMLTSDHLDTPLVRTGPPKSTDVVRWKITDNVHRSPNHPLAQVQPNPKETIQFPLSLRLNRLFTDSLSHSDARDTELLRREVDDNLNEVYKQVPGTQRVQNTTFRLQRNAGKRADHAIVDTVLSAPRSSYPNIVKLTEKNVQSGNFQDLKVVPGYYTVATDREAAGAVEFQEGVETVDVHVPLFVKEEDDDKKQLQVEAVDVPLGIAEIGKRFVSITIIKEHAKSVMSFLQPSYTYSRQDKVANIPITREIIEDGHAQVSYRTRDLTAKDKKDYVTVDGELSYGPGETQQTVPVRLLEMGEGDGLLKDTQVKQFVMDLSNPRQGAKLGRYPRTTVTITDKPEPSVVMFMKSTQNFSTADPTYSIPVVRTRNKEGPATVHWRTRNAKRFELSGPLKFGPGETEKNIVIDPRSHPGPVKPESFQLELFDPSTKAVVGERKTTMVTITDGGLPENAQMEKSAGFINQTATSPGGRLNSPTNVKAKATGPRSIRLNWDPLGKSLGYKVKYWIYGDPEADAPPAMNVKTNHADLTNLYPYCDYETKVCGYNALGDGNYSDMVPCKTLEDVPSEPGRLAFNVISPTVTQVSWAEPAETNGVITAYEVLYTPINDDTKPMGAAKKVKIDNPKKRMLLIENLQSAQTYCYQVRAKNSVGWGPFKEATINLASQPTRPMSIPIIPDIPIVDAEAGDEYDGYLMYSSEVMRSPTDSKRPSVSDEEPINGRLEQNFLFPGGNNSMSRSTNMSSSSYSQVSPMSTLSSSHRGGAGGSMSMESTTTYLSGQGGNSLSRTQVIGGGTRTENVVMRKRSENRGYYEYDDNIRDSIIIGDLSSGLSGYTDGQSTYGFSPTQTQSQYDYGMSQAFRARTQSEDVNDALLNLDRVLQDARLAPGVPDTPTRLVFSALGPTALKISWQEPHCDRDVLGYCVLYQLLNGGDVKRINMSSPADNSVVVQDLLPNHSYLFKVKAQSQEGWGPEREGVITIESAVDPNSPLSPMPGSSFTLSTPSAPGPLVFTALSPEALQLSWEKPRKPNGDILGYVVTCEHLHGGGDMRSFQVSGDSAETSLTVPDLSENMPYKFKVQARTTQGFGPEREGIITIESQDDGSMSQLGGLGGTSQLGGLGSMSQLGGLGSMSQLGGLGGTSQLGGLGSMSQLGGLGSMSQLGGLGGTSQYSSQSLTKRDVYQLPTEGSTRTNVTHTMINDPYYSGDGMMMVGKTTQHTETSGMVTRHVTKEVVQRSMQVAGTSSVTKKVERSFYET; this comes from the exons atggggagatggacgTTACATTTCTTGGTGGGGGTTGTACTTGCTGTCCTCACGGCCAGTAGCTACGCTGAAAAAG TAAACCACTGTCTGGCTGCAAGGGCTAACACCTGTTCAGCATGTATCCAGTCCGGAAAGGGATGTGCCTACTGCCCAGACGAG ATCTTTGATGGTCCCCGCTGTGACCTTCTGGAGAACATCATAGACCACGGCTGTAATGGCGCAGTGACGGCCGAAGGCAGTATGTCAATGGAGAGA aACCAGAAGATTGACATGTTGATGAAGCGCTCTCAGGTGGCCCCCCAGGATATGTCCATGACTCTGCTgccgggggaggagagggagatcgAGATGGAGGTGTTTGAACCAGCGAAAGGACCTCTGGACCTCTACATTCTCATGGACTTCTCCAACTCCATGAAGGATGATTTGGACAACCTCAAAAGGATGGGTGCTGAGCTGG CTGACTTGGTGGGGAAGCTGTCTGATGATTACACCATCGGTTTCGGCAAATTTGTGGACAAGGTGGTGGAACCCCAGACAGACATGAGACCGATCAA acTGGCCCAGCCGTGGCCCAACAGCGACCCTCCCTTCTCGTTCCGAAATGTGAtcactctgacccctgacctgcaGTCCTTCACCCAGAAGCTGCAGAAGGAGAGGATCTCAGGCAACCTGGATGCTCCAGAGGGGGGCTTCGACGCCATACTGCAGGCTACAGTCTGCGGG GAAAAGATCGGCTGGCGTGACCATGCCACTCACCTTCTGGTCTTCTCCACCGAGTCGGCCTTCCACTACGAGAGTGACGGTGCCAACGTGCTGGCTGGCATCATGCCACGCAATGACGAGCAGTGCCACCTGGACCCCGATGGGAAATACACAGAGGACACCAGGCAGGACTACCCTTCTGTGCCCACCCTGGTCCGCCTGCTGGGCAAACACAACATCATCCCCATCTTTGCCGTCACAAACCACTCCTTCACCTACTATGAG AAGCTTCATGAGTATTTCCCCATCGCTGAGCTGGGCCTGCTACAGGAAGACTCCGCTAACATCCTCAATATCCTGGAGAAAGCTTTCGAG AATATCCGTTCTAAGATCAGCATCCGTGCGGAGGACAGACCTAAAGCTATAGAAGCTCAGGTCCTGTCTTACAGTGGCAGTGTTGCACAAGCTGGAACCTTCAAAGTCAAGCCTGGGCAAATA GGGAAGTTTAAGGTGCGTGTCAAGGCCAGTGAGATGGTTGGAGAGCAACATGTGTGCAGTCTGGAGCAGGGTGACAAAAAGGGGAAGATGAGAGTCAAACCGACAACCTTCAGCACGGCTCTAAACATCAACGCCGAAGTGCTCTGTAAAACCTGCGACTGTGAGAAG AATCCATTTCGAAACGCAGTGAGGTGTACAGGCCACGGAGACCTGGTCTGTGGGAAGTGCAAGTGCAACGACGGCTG GTTGGGTCCGTTCTGTAACTGCTCTGCCAGCGCGTCGACGGATCCGGGCACTTCCTGTCGGGGTCCTGGCGTGGAGGAGCCGTGTTCTGGCCGAGGAGATTGCCTGTGTGGAGCGTGTGTTTGTTACAACACGGACCAGTACGAGGGATCCCTCTGTCAGTTTGACAAGTCCCAGTGTCAACGATACGGAGGCTTCCTCTGCAACG ACCGTGGTCGCTGCTTCATGGGCCAGTGTGCGTGTGCAGAGGGCTGGGAGGGATCGGCCTGTGAGTGTCCCATGAGCAACCAGACCTGTCTGGACACGAACGGG GGCGTCTGTAACGGGCGAGGTGTGTGTAAGTGTGGTCGCTGTGAGTGCCAGGACTCTGGCCTGGCCATGACCCCCACCTGCGAGGCTAACTTCCAGGCCCAGCTGGGGATGTGTGAGGACAAGAGGAGCTGTgtccagtgtcaggcctggaagACCGGAGAGAAGAAGGACAGCGACCAGTGTGACCAGTGCCAGTTCAAAGTGGTCATGGTGGAAGAGCTCAAGGAAAATAAAGAGGTGATTGAGGCGTGTAGTTTCCGCGACGAGGATGACGACTGTACGTACCACTACACCGTGGACTACCCTGAGGACCAGACTGTTAAGGACCTGGAGGTCCAGGTGCTCAAGAAGAAAG ACTGTCCCCCTGCTGGCTTCCTGTGGCTGATCCCTCTCATCATGTTCCTCATGCTACTGCTGGGTCTACTGTCGCTCTGCTGTTGGAAGTACTGCGCCTGCTGCAAG tCCTGTCTTGCTTTGCTGCCATGCTGTGGAAGAG GTCGTATGGTTGGCTTTAAGGAAAATCAGTACATGCTCCGCCAATCCATGCTCACCTCTGACCACTTAGACACGCCCCTAGTGAGGACCGGCCCACCCAAGAGCACCGACGTGGTTCGCTGGAAGATCACCGACAATGTCCACCGATCGCCCAATCATCCGCTTGCGCAGGTTCAGCCCAACCCCAAAGAGACCA TCCAGTTCCCTCTGTCTCTGCGTCTGAACAGGTTGTTCACAGACAGTCTGTCTCACTCCGACGCCAGAGACACTGAGTTGCTACGCAGGGAGGTTGATGAcaac TTGAATGAAGTGTACAAGCAGGTTCCTGGCACCCAGAGAGTTCAGAACACCACATTTAG ATTACAGAGAAATGCTGGTAAAAGAGCTGACCACGCCATCGTAGACACCGTTCTGTCCGCTCCTCGCTCCAGCTACCCCAACATCGTCAAACTGACTGAGAAAAACGTCCAGTCTGGAAACTTCCAGGATCTCAAAGTGGTGCCGGGCTACTACACAGTGGCCACAGACagag AGGCGGCTGGTGCCGTGGAGTTccaggagggggtggagacgGTGGATGTGCACGTGCCGCTCTTCGTCAAGGAGGAAGATGATGATAAGAAGCAGCTGCAGGTGGAGGCGGTGGACGTTCCTCTGGGTATCGCTGAGATAGGGAAACGCTTCGTCAGCATCACTATCATCAAAGAACACG ccAAGAGTGTTATGTCGTTCCTCCAGCCTTCGTACACCTACAGCCGACAGGACAAAGTGGCTAACATCCCCATTACTAGAGAGATCATAGAGGATGGACACGCACAGGTCAGCTACCGCACCCGAGACCTCACCGCCAAGGACAAGAAG GACTATGTGACAGTGGATGGGGAATTGTCCTACGGGCCAGGGGAGACCCAGCAGACTGTCCCTGTTCGTTTGttggagatgggagagggagacggtCTGCTGAAGGACACACAGGTCAAACAATTTGTCATGGACCTCAGTAACCCAAGACAGGGAGCCAAGCTGGGACGCTACCCCAGAACCactgtcaccatcactgacaAACCAG AGCCCAGTGTGGTGATGTTTATGAAGAGCACCCAGAACTTCTCCACCGCCGACCCAACCTACTCCATCCCCGTGGTCCGCACCCGCAATAAGGAGGGGCCCGCCACCGTCCACTGGAGGACCCGCAACGCTAAACGCTTCGAGCTGTCCGGCCCCCTAAAGTTTGGTCCCGGGGAAACCGAGAAGAACATCGTGATCGATCCACGCTCTCACCCTGGCCCGGTGAAACCAGAGTCCTTCCAACTGGAACTGTTTGACCCCAGTACGAAAGCTGTGGTCGGAGAGAGGAAGACAACGATGGTCACTATTACTGATGGAG GACTTCCAGAAAATGCCCAGATGGAGAAGAGTGCGGGCTTCATCAACCAGACAGCCACGTCTCCTGGTGGTCGTCTCAACTCTCCCACCAACGTGAAGGCCAAAGCCACCGGCCCCCGGAGCATCCGCCTTAACTGGGACCCCTTAGGAAAATCCCTGGGCTACAAG GTGAAGTATTGGATCTATGGGGATCCTGAGGCTGATGCCCCCCCTGCGATGAATGTAAAGACAAACCATGCTGACCTGACCAACCTGTACCCCTATTGTGACTACGAGACGAAGGTGTGTGGCTACAACGCCCTGGGAGACGGAAACTACAGCGACATGGTGCCCTGTAAGACCCTGGAGGATG tccccagTGAGCCCGGTCGTCTGGCGTTTAACGTCATCAGTCCAACTGTCACTCAGGTCAGCTGGGCGGAGCCTGCCGAGACCAATGGTGTCATCACCGCCTACGAGGTTCTCTACACGCCCATCAATGACGACACGA AGCCGATGGGTGCAGCTAAGAAGGTGAAGATAGACAACCCTAAGAAGAGGATGTTGCTGATTGAGAACCTGCAGTCGGCCCAGACTTACTGCTATCAGGTCCGGGCTAAGAACAGCGTGGGTTGGGGTCCTTTCAAAGAAGCGACCATCAACCTGGCCTCCCAGCCCACCAGACCCATGTCCA TCCCTATCATCCCAGACATACCTATAGTGGACGCGGAGGCGGGGGATGAGTACGACGGCTACCTGATGTACAGCAGTGAGGTCATGAGATCGCCAACAGACTCCAAGAGACCCAGCGTCTCAGACGAAG AACCAATTAACGGCAGGTTGGAACAGAACTTCCTCTTCCCCGGGGGAAATAATTCCATGTCGCGCAGTACCAACATGTCTTCATCCAGCTACAGCCAGGTGTCTCCCATGTCCACCCTTAGCTCCAGCCACCGAGGGGGGGCCGGGGGGTCCATGTCCATGGAGTCCACCACAACATACCTCTCTGGACAAG GAGGAAACTCTCTTTCCCGCACTCAGGTGATTGGGGGCGGGACGCGCACGGAGAATGTTGTCATGAGGAAGCGATCAGAGAACAGAGGTTACTATGAGTATGACGACAACATCCGAGATTCCATCATCATAGGAGACCTGTCCAGTGGATTGTCTGGATACACAGATGGCCAAA GTACTTATGGCTTCAGTCCCACTCAGACACAGAGTCAGTACGACTACGGTATGTCTCAGGCCTTCCGGGCCAGGACCCAGTCTGAGGATGTCAACGATGCACTACTGAACCTGGACAGGGTGCTCCagg acgCTCGTTTGGCCCCTGGGGTCCCAGACACCCCCACCAGGCTGGTGTTCTCTGCCCTGGGCCCCACTGCCCTGAAGATCAGCTGGCAGGAGCCCCACTGTGACAGGGATGTTTTAGGGTACTGTGTTCTCTACCAGCTGCTGAATGGAG gTGATGTGAAGCGTATAAACATGTCCAGCCCCGCAGACAACTCCGTGGTGGTGCAGGACCTGCTGCCTAACCACTCCTACCTGTTCAAGGTGAAGGCTCAGAGTCAGGAAGGCTGGGGAccggagagggagggagtcatCACCATAGAGTCAGCTGTCGACCCCAACAGCCCACTCAGCCCAATGCCAG GTTCTTCCTTCACTCTCAGTACCCCCAGTGCTCCAGGCCCCCTGGTGTTCACAGCTCTGTCCCCCGAGGCACTGCAGCTGAGCTGGGAGAAACCCCGCAAACCCAACGGAGACATCCTGGGCTACGTGGTCACCTGTGAACATCTGCACGGAGGAG gTGACATGCGTTCCTTCCAGGTGAGCGGTGACAGCGCTGAGACCAGTCTGACAGTTCCGGACCTGAGTGAGAACATGCCGTACAAGTTCAAAGTTCAGGCCAGGACGACCCAGGGCTTCGGCCCCGAGAGGGAGGGCATTATCACCATCGAGTCTCAGGATGACG gtAGCATGTCTCAACTAGGAGGCCTAGGTGGTACATCTCAACTAGGAGGCCTAGGCAGTATGTCTCAACTAGGAGGCCTAGGCAGTATGTCTCAACTAGGAGGCCTAGGTGGTACATCTCAACTAGGAGGCCTAGGCAGTATGTCTCAACTAGGAGGCCTAG GCAGTATGTCTCAACTAGGAGGCCTAGGTGGTACATCTCAGTACAGCAGTCAGTCCTTGACCAAGAGAGATGTGTACCAACTTCCTACAGAGGGCAGCACACGCACCAACGTCACACACACCATGATCAACGACCCATACTACTCAG gAGATGGTATGATGATGGTGGGGAAGACGACCCAGCACACAGAGACCAGCGGCATGGTGACACGTCATGTGACGAAGGAGGTGGTGCAGAGGAGCATGCAAGTGGCCGGCACCAGCAGCGTCACCAAGAAGGTCGAGAGGTCATTCTACGAGACCTGA